The following nucleotide sequence is from Coffea eugenioides isolate CCC68of chromosome 3, Ceug_1.0, whole genome shotgun sequence.
TTGAAGTGGTGGCTTTGAACGCAGCACGCTTCTCTCACATGTGTTCCTTTTGGGAAGATGAGGAACTGCACAATCCTGAGTTCCACTCCATGATATATGAGCAACAACAGAAAATCACACCTGTTGATTTTCAAGTCTATGAGATTTATATGGAAGTTCTTAGAGCTACAGGATCCTCAACATCATTGCATGATAGAATGATGGATAAGCAGATATTAAACAACTTCAACGATTCTCTCATAAGTTGTCTCTGGGAGCTGTTATGCTGCAGCTCTAGCTTTGTGGATTCTATGAAAGATGAAATGCGAATACTCTATGCAGGACTGAGGTTTTTGAGAAGCATTTTAAGGGAGCAGCAGGAAAAGATGGatgaacaaaatgaaaaaattggttCTCTTCTTAGTGAGGCAGGCATTATAATTTACTCGCCTTCTCTAAACAGAGTGAAGGAGGGAGAAGTCAGCTTCTCAGAATCCACAGAGGCTCTTGACTGTTATGATGTGCTGGCTAATACCAACATCCATATCAAGCATTTTAAGGATCAGATCAGTGGCTCAAGCATTATTGAAAGTATTCCTTCCTTTCACAGCTTAAGAGCACCAGAAGTTAGCAAGACTTCCCACCGCATGCTATCAAAAGGTAAAATGCCAATAGCCCATGAAGTCATGGTTGGTCTTGAAGACAAGGCAGCAAAAGTAATTGAACGACTTATATGGGGACCAGAACAGGTGGAAATTGTTCCCATTGTGGGAATGGCTGGGCTTGGTAAGACGACTTTAGCcaaaaaagtttacaatgataCTTCAGTAATCTGTAACTTCCACATTCGTCTTTGGTGCACTGTTTCTCAAGAATTTAACATGAAAAGCTTGTTAATACAAATTTTGTGCTCTAATGGAAAACAGTCTAGGATGGATGAAGAGCTTAAAAACTTGAATGAACATGAATTGCTTCACAAGCTCTATCAAAGGCTGAAGATGAAGAGGtatcttgttgtttttgatGATGTCTGGGACATTGGGGCATGGCATGAGCTGGAAATTGCATTCCCGGATGACAACAATGGAAGTAGAATCGTCTTCACGAGTCGATCTTCTAATGTAGCTTCACAGGTTAAATATGGTGGAGAACCTCACTATCTTCGCCCGCTCAGTGAGAAAGAAAGTTTTGAATTACTGCAGAAGAAGGTATTTGGAAAAGAAGATTGTCCTCAAGCATTGCATGGATTGGGAATGGAGATCGCCAAAAAGTGCAAGGGATTGCCACTTGCAATTGTTGTTGTAGCTGGAGTCCTAGCAACTGTAGAGCATGATATTTGTGTTTGGGAAAAATTTGCTGAAAGTTTAACTTCAACCACGGTGCTTGGTGCTGACCAGTGCAAGAAGTCATTGGAGCTCAGTTATGAGCATTTACCATATCACTTGAAGGCATGCTTCTTGTATTTTGCTGCATTTCGAGAAGATGAAAAAATTGGTGCCAAGAATTTGATGCGTCTCTGGATTGCAGAAGGGTTTGTGGAAAAATTGAAGGAAACAGTTCAGAGGTCGTTGCAGAAGAATATCTGATGGACCTTATTGGTCGAAACTTAGTTATGGTAAGTAAAAGCAGATCCATTGGTGGAGTCAAAACTTGTTACATTCATGATTTGATATTTGAGTTCTGTAAGGGCGAggcgaaagaaaagaaatttcttcaggTCCTGCGAGGATATGATGAGCTTTCTGCCTTTAATGAGCCTCCCAACCCACCTCGGTTGTCCGTTTGCTCCAGTGGAGAAGATTTTATAAAGTCAAAGCTATTTTGTCCATATGTAGGTACTCTGATACTCTTTGATGCTACTCCAGGAGATGAGTTGCGTAACATCTCCTTCCTTTTTTGCATCTACAAAGATCTTGAAGTTTTGAATTTAGAGGGCATTAACCTAAGGCTGAGGGAGCTTCCAACTGAAGTTGAATCACTTCTTTATTTGAGGTACTTAGCCCTTACAGCTTGGAACATGGCACTCATTCCACCGTCTATAGCCAAGCTCTCACATTTGGAAACCTTCAGTCTAAATTCTTACGAGACGGTTTCATTGCCAGATAGCATCTGGAACATGAAGAAGTTGAGGCATGTACATGTAAGGCATGGCTTTGTTATTCCTTTCTCTTCCAATGACCACGTTATTGAAAACCTCTCCACTTTACCCAATTTAGACACACTCTCCAATCTGTATCTTTGTGTTGATCAAGAAGTAGAGAACATATTGAGAAGGATTCCCAACGTTCGCCGACTTAAAATTTTTGATTGGGGGAAACAAAACAGAGTATGCTGCAACATGAGTCGACTAGAATGCCTAGAGTCACTCACCTTAGGGGTCTACAACTACTTTGATTCGCTGGAATATGTGGAGCTTTCTTTTCCCatgaatttgaagaagttgTGTCTTTTAAATGTGGTTCTTCCCTGTAGAAAAATGTCATTGATTGAACAACTACCCAATCTTGAAGTCCTTAAATTAAGAGCGCAGGCAATGGACGGCCAAAAATGGGAGCTGATGGAGGGAGGATTTCCTAAACTCAGGATCTTGACGTTGGAAGATGTAGAGGTTGTTGAGTGGACAGAGACAGACCCTGACAGCGATGATTACTTCCCGTGTCTTCAGCAATTAAAACTCCACGGAATTTATAAATTGGAAATGATGCCTGCTTGTTTAGAGCGTATATTTACTCTTGAAACAATTCAGGTGGATTATTGGGGAGATGGTGTCAAATCTTTAGTACGGGAAATTGAAGAAGCACAGACATATAATGGAAATGAGAATCTGAAGATCATCATCGTAGATTGAAGGGCATCAGCTGGTGCAATAtctggtaatttttttttttttgtcgtcACCATCAATTGGCTTGTAGAAATATtcatgttttttcttttaaaaaagtTTAATTTATATATACCTTTTGGTAGCTCTTTTGTACTTTATTTGCCTGTAATGCATGCACGAGAgcattgaaattgatgaacaaacaactaattgttactcttttttttcatttttttaatgatCTTGATGAACGAACAACTAGTTATTGTCTAATTTTTGTTGATGATATCACCAGGAAGGGACTGCTACAGTAATTTTCCCTCGAGATTGTAATTGGTTATCTGTGGGATCTATGGCTTTCTTTGGTGTTTTTGTGGAAGATGGAGGAAAAAGTTGTTAGGATCGGAGGCTCTTTTCTTGTGGAAACAACGAATGAGGCTTGTACACCGTGCACAATTTTATCAATCTGCATGGCAGCATAAATGCTATTCAGATAATTTGCTGTTGGCGTATTTTATGTAATTTCGTTTTGCTGAATTTAGTAATGGTTGTGtgttatttcttttcaaacatGTGTGAATTTGCTGAATTGGGACAGTGTACGAAGATACTGCGCAAATGGTTGGCCTTTTGCTCTCAAGAAACTCTGttatcttttttcatttttttcctatttGAGGTAGAAATTCCATCATTTTGACAGAATTGATTAACAATTTCTATTTGGACTCACGATTCTTGGAAGAATAAGACGGCCCAATTTGGGAATTAACAACATACTTTTGATCTTCAAATTCATGCCAAAATGAAACCCTATGATCTTCTCTGTTCTGCTCAAAACAGGCttaaatgcacttttcatctcAAAGTTTGGgttgttgggttgttgaccaatttcatcctcaaagtttcaccccaaacacatttcattctcaaagttccgtaattttggccaattaaggaTAATTGATGGAAATTTGCAAATGTGATCTGTTAGAACCAACtttaaacccaacaaaaaatgggtaaaatcGAATGGGGCCATTTTTTAATGGAACACTAGTTTGCAACGGACGAAAACCAacattcttctccttcttgcCTCTGCCTTTCTgcaaccccaaaatttttttgccaatctcACCTTTATAATTTTTCCCTAATTCAAAGCATCTGCCAGTGGTTCTGAAGTCTCATTTTTGCCTAATAAGAAGCAGAAGTTCTGAAGTCTCCAGTGGTTCATCAACTCCATTCTGCAACTGTGGGTTGAGAACAAAAATGAGCACCTATTGGCACGGCGAGAATCCAGAAAGAAGATTCCTTGGTTGCTCTCTGTGGCCGGTAagaaatatttgtctttaaataTTGGTCCTTCAATGTGTTAATTTAGCTAACTAATTTCTGAAAAATGTCATTATTGTTATGGTAGAGACCTGAGATCGAGATGCAGGTACTTTGAATGGGTTGATGAGCCAATTTGTCTAAGAGAGAGAGTTCTCATTCCTGGTTTGCTGAAAAAGATTAACAAAATGGAAGAACAAGTTGAAAGAATGCGTAAGAGGGAGAAAATTTTGATTACCATAATTGTGCTTTTGGTGGTTTTGCTAGTACTAAGTTGGCGGAGTAAAGGTGAGGGAAAAGCAAAGGGAGGCAAGTTGCCGCTAACATTGGAGTGATTTTGCTAAAATTGCAGAAGAACATCTTGAAGTTGGCCTTGTTTGTTGTTGGAATGAGAGTATCATTTGTTTATGAAGTAATATCCAATTCCAGGGTATAGAAAGGGACTTGTTTTGTTTGTACAAAGGTTCCAAATGAACTTTGCAATTTATGTAAAAGGTGGGATTTAGGAAGGGAAATGTATGAGCAATGCGTTGAGTGTAAGAAAATGGTCATGTTTTGTTTGTAAAGTAGATTCAATTCTGACATTGTAATTGCTTCGATTCTGACATTGTAATTGCTAACCTTGTCAAAGTGTTGTTCCTATCATTTAAAGAATGTATATAAACTGGGAAGAGGGTGCCAAAGCATGGTCGTCCTCCATGTCTTGCTCACGTGCGGGTTGTGAAAGTGGCCCatgagctggaaatttctgcaTCTTTTGTTCTTGGAACCACAAAAGGCATCAAATGTCTTTTGTCCTTGGAACCCCAACAGTATTTATTGCGTCCTTGCTAGCAACCTTATATGAAAGGCAGCGTGCTTTTTATTGAGCTGTTAAAATCAGGATGGTGATGATTAGCTTCCTATTAAAAGCAGATAATAGGATGCTAGAACCTGAATGACTTATCGGCACTTGCTTCCTATTTGagcaaatttcagcttgaaTTACCCCTGCGGTGGGATCAATTAGTTATAAATTATTAGTTAAATAAATTAGAGTGTCGAATAGGAACATTGAATTTTGACTTAATTACTAACACTGCccaataataaatatatatctTCGAGTAGACGGACGCCTATACATTCGTTCGCTATGCTGGCCTCAAGCGTCTTAATGGTTCCTCGGATTTGAAACGCACAGGCACTCTTTGCGGCTTTTCATGAAGCTTCTCGGCCCAGCTTTTCATGAATGAAGGTGGAAAGTAGCTTTTTAGTCATTCTTCATGCAGACGTCTGGACTTATATTCCTCTCCTGCAGCTTATTTTGCACCTGCTGCTCAGCCTTCGGCCCTTCGCTGGTTTTGTTGCATTTTTGGGCTCTTACTATTACCATCGATATACTCCTTGTTGCTATTAGCTAGAAGAGGTGTTCATCCTGTTTCTACTTTAGAGTTCTTTTTTTATCAGATTATATTTCTTGTTTCATGCCTATCCAGGTTCTAACCTTAATGAGGCTGTTATTCTATCAATATGCATTCAGTTTGACTTGTTTACTGATTAACATTTTTCGTTAGTAAGATTAGTACCTGTCACTATATTGCTTTTCCATGGTGAGTGCTGTTTAGATAGTTTACGTTAGTCGGGTGTCAACTGCTTAGCTGGTTATGTAGTGTGCGTTGCCTTTGTTAGCTCGTTACttgtttttttctctctctttggtACCATCGTTTTATATGCTGATGTTTTTTAAGTTACTGCTATTCCTCCTATCTGTATGTGTttagttttatattttgtttgctCATTGCATATGTCATTGTTCCTAGGACTATTCTTTGTTATTTCTTTCTGCTGGGTTTCGCTTCTTAGAGAAAATGTCATGTTTTTTGTTCGCTGAAGCTCGCTTTATAGATGAGTCACTGCTGTTTTGTATTATTTATGCCATTTGCTGCGAGTTGAGTTGTGAAAACATATCCTAGACAAAGTTACTTTGCCGAGCCTACCAAAGTTACTCTAAATGGTCATGGACTAGCATCTTTACCAGGTTCTGTATCCAATGCACCAAATATTTCTGAGGCTCTCATTGGATTGACTGGCGTTCCAACGCTATCTGCTAATGCAGGTATGACTGCTTCCTTTTTTTTCGCTGCCATTTAAGTGGTGGCTTCTTTCGTCTTGTCAAGTTGGTCGCTGTCAGTCGTCCTTCTATCACTGCTTATGGCCTGCTTCTTTTACTTTCTTGTGCTTGCTTAATTTATGGTTTCACCTAATTGCTGCTACCGCTAATGTCCGATGCTTCAATTTTCTACAAGGTAAATGTAAAAATAGTAGCAGAAGAACTCTTTCTCGGTTGGACAGGATTGCAGAAAAAGTTTTGGCCCTGCCTTATACTCTGCCCTGTCAGTATTGCGGAGCACAGCAATTCCATATGGAACCTCCTAACTTTTGCTTTCGGGAGGAAGAGTTAGCCTTGTGAGCTCATCGATGCCTTATGATCTTCGGCGCTTGTTCACTGGAGAAGATGAGGAGTGTGAACACTTTAGGAAAAATGTTCGCACTTACAATAATAACGTCGCTTTTACGTCATTGGGTGCAAAGTATGATAGAGAACTAACTAAAAACAGGAATGGCCTTTATACATTTTGTGTCCAGGGCCAGGTCTATCATTATCTTGATGTGCAGTCGCGCGATGGTAAAGCTTCTGGTATTCAGTTATACTTCTTTGATACCCTTGAAGAGCTTGCCAGGAGAGTTGATGGATCGCCCAAGTTAAGAGAAACTACTCTCAGGCTGCTTCTGCGTATCCTTGCAGACAACCCTTATGCCAAATTCTTTAAAGATCTCTGAGGTGTGTCAAATCTTGATGACCATAGGATCGTACTCAACTGCAATGTGAGTCTGGATCATCGTGTATATAACCTCCCAACTGCTTCACAGGTTGCAGCGATATGGACTGGAGATGGTGATCAATTGACTAATGCTTCTGCTCATATTCAGGTGTATAGTTACTCGGATACAAGCCATAAGATCAAGTATTTTTATTCTTGCTATGACTCTCTGCAGTATCCTTTGTTGTTTCCTCGCAGCGAATGTGGATGGCATCCTGGTATCCAGCGGGTTTAGGTGAAAAATAAAAAACGAAAGGATCCTACCTCTGACAAATATGGAGTAGAAAAGCAGTTCTCATGGTATCATAGTTTCCATGTTTACTCCATcatgaaaaatgaataaatttagATCAATCAAAAATAGAAGTTTCCCTGTACCATGTTTCTTTTTTCAAGTGTTTAATATAAGGATTATTTTTGCTCATATATTATTCCATTCTCCGcaacttctttttctttacCAGCTTAGACAGTCTTAGCAAATGAAAAATTCACTTGCTGAAAAAGTTGCCAACAACATACGGCTTCTTCCagacatttcttttttttttttctaacctCAGTGCCTCCGTACTTGCTCCTAAAGAACATCCAAGGTGTATGTCAAAGGTTATaggacaaaaaataaaaaaatgtactTACATTTCCAGTATATATTCTATAACCATGCTaagaatccaaaaaaaaaaacttccgtCCTAACTAAATAATTTCTCTGTACAACAAATTTTTTCTGAAATACATGTTCACTGTCTTCTCAACTTGGGCATATTTACAACGTACCACCGTGCGCAAGCACGGTGAACATCTCCTAGTATATATATAATGGCCATGAATTAGTGTCTTTGGCAACAATGTCCCACATGTACTGATAAACCAAGctggaaaacaaatgaaaataatacAAACAGATGAACATAAAAACAGctgccatatatatatatcataactTCAATACAATTAAAGTGCATTCCAAATGAAATAAAGCAAACTACATGACTGTTGTTGAACATGGATCTATAAACAAAATAACGCAAGCTATCACATTACTGTCTGCACTTCCATAATTACTAGACAAGGCAAAAGTTGAAAAAGCAAATGTCATTTTAATTACAAAAGCAGCAACTATCATAGTAGTTTCTCCTTTCCCTTCAATCTAGATGAACTAGGAACACTTAATGTTGAGTTGACACCAGCAGTAACATGCATATGAACATCTCTAATCCTGAAGGACATCTCTACTTGTTCTTTAGTTTGTGTTCTGGCTTGTTTGGTGCTATATTTGACTTGGGACCTTGACAGCCCAAACACTTTGTACATATTCTTGTCCACTTGATCTGGGGTAGAGGATGTTATGTCAATCTCAACCAGTGGCTCAGCATCCTATTGATGTTTAGTGTTTGAATCATCTTTACAAACTGCAGCTACGACTCTTCTTCTACATTGCTGTCTCTTCTGCACAAAACAGTGATGTAGCAAAAGTCAAATTGCATAAAgacaaaaatcaaaatatgaAGCATGtttttctacccttttatttgaagaCTCAGCAACAAGCTCCTTGGTTTTCCTTGTTGCCTATAGTTTAAAAGGAAAACATATTAGTTCCCTATACCAAATAGCAGAGATCGATGTAACAAGTAATCAAGACAACTTACAACTTTTTTTCCATATTTAGCACATCTGTTCTTGTCAAATGTTTGAGACCTTGTAGGTGAAATGGCCAACTATTCATTTGCGGGATTGTTGGTAGAAGTAGCAACTTGGTTTGAACTAATATCAGTTTTTGCAACTGCAGGATCTTGAGCATCTTTGAGAAGCTTGCAGGACCTCATATTATGTCCCCTTTGATGACAGTATCTACACTTGTTAATCTGCCCTACTCTTGTCacttttttcttagttttttccTTGGATTGTTGAACCTTATCTGCACTTCTCCTTCTCAGCTTCTTAGGCCTTCCAGGTGCTTTCCCATATAAGGGTGGCAAAGGACCTTCACCAACATCAGTAAGCCCCCATTCACTTTCTCCATTCATGGGACACACTGATCCTTCATAGCACTTTATATATATCTCCATTGTATACCTACTTGAAACATATAGCAGAGGATCCTTTTTAGTAGGACTGTCAATGGGGCTGGGTTAGCCCGAGCTCGGCTCGTTCGGCCCGACAGAAAGCCCGATAAGCCCGATCATTTAGTGAACCGGTCTGAGTTTGAACCTAAAAATTAGACCCGAATTAAATGTGAGTTGAGTTTGGACCTTATTAGGCTCAAACCTGATATAGGCCCGACCctttaattacctatatatatataatatttatattttgatattatgtataattatatatccaaatatatttttactaaatactaaatatatatataaattacaaaacacaaaaatacatctaaagATTCTTTCATGAACTTTCTTGAGAGTCAATATTAGTAATGCATAactaaatctctaatttttcttattggttgagtaaatttttgtattggcatattattggttgattttttttttgtctacaaacacaaaaatcatcaagcatatttggatttaaatcacaagattataaaaaaaaagt
It contains:
- the LOC113766116 gene encoding probable disease resistance RPP8-like protein 2, with product MEMASTCSIDRVLRDLELLLLNIVRSSASPELHLNSFWHASYRGRVGGAIKRLKFLKTFLMCARKRSQSNDLYLQSDDVAKKVSLPSFLSCVEDTFHRYEEDIHSLSLRSKTDIKLHKQEIEKQIKLFEQEIKLLQQEIIQIYFALASSRSLQSNSCMTDDELIEFIDLILQNLADLTNGDMHGKISESSISAALIAQVQALEAKLIFLKSFIPFAKLRGTVYIPALLLAHFEVVALNAARFSHMCSFWEDEELHNPEFHSMIYEQQQKITPVDFQVYEIYMEVLRATGSSTSLHDRMMDKQILNNFNDSLISCLWELLCCSSSFVDSMKDEMRILYAGLRFLRSILREQQEKMDEQNEKIGSLLSEAGIIIYSPSLNRVKEGEVSFSESTEALDCYDVLANTNIHIKHFKDQISGSSIIESIPSFHSLRAPEVSKTSHRMLSKGKMPIAHEVMVGLEDKAAKVIERLIWGPEQVEIVPIVGMAGLGKTTLAKKVYNDTSVICNFHIRLWCTVSQEFNMKSLLIQILCSNGKQSRMDEELKNLNEHELLHKLYQRLKMKRYLVVFDDVWDIGAWHELEIAFPDDNNGSRIVFTSRSSNVASQVKYGGEPHYLRPLSEKESFELLQKKVFGKEDCPQALHGLGMEIAKKCKGLPLAIVVVAGVLATVEHDICVWEKFAESLTSTTVLGADQCKKSLELSYEHLPYHLKACFLYFAAFREDEKIGAKNLMRLWIAEGFVEKLKETVQRSLQKNI
- the LOC113766117 gene encoding putative late blight resistance protein homolog R1B-8: MDLIGRNLVMVSKSRSIGGVKTCYIHDLIFEFCKGEAKEKKFLQVLRGYDELSAFNEPPNPPRLSVCSSGEDFIKSKLFCPYVGTLILFDATPGDELRNISFLFCIYKDLEVLNLEGINLRLRELPTEVESLLYLRYLALTAWNMALIPPSIAKLSHLETFSLNSYETVSLPDSIWNMKKLRHVHVRHGFVIPFSSNDHVIENLSTLPNLDTLSNLYLCVDQEVENILRRIPNVRRLKIFDWGKQNRVCCNMSRLECLESLTLGVYNYFDSLEYVELSFPMNLKKLCLLNVVLPCRKMSLIEQLPNLEVLKLRAQAMDGQKWELMEGGFPKLRILTLEDVEVVEWTETDPDSDDYFPCLQQLKLHGIYKLEMMPACLERIFTLETIQVDYWGDGVKSLVREIEEAQTYNGNENLKIIIVD